The proteins below come from a single Danaus plexippus chromosome 20, MEX_DaPlex, whole genome shotgun sequence genomic window:
- the LOC133319452 gene encoding uncharacterized protein LOC133319452: MIIRQLKWNERGLNVNDENLSHLRFVGDLIVFSESPKTLQHMLQQVSDRSEVAGLAMNLAKTKVMNNSPKPRNFAHKTNVCQNSIERSAIGIKRKGKVRLTDKKENTIYSGLFIISNTEMAMDRTHGKGEQGKWTKIVTELYPRDVKRNKGRRTKRWEDDIKKEAGPEWIRVAKDTKIWKSLEEPFVEKQAVFKPNADTRI, from the exons ATGATAATTAGACAACTAAAATGGAACGAACGTGGACTCAATGTAAACGACGAAAATCTGAGTCATCTCCGTTTTGTAGGCGATCTAATAGTGTTCTCCGAATCTCCTAAAACATTACAACATATGCTACAACAGGTATCAGACCGGAGTGAAGTAGCGGGGCTAGCAATGAACCTCGCGAAAACAAAAGTTATGAATAACTCACCGAAGCCAC GAAATTTTGCACATAAAACAAACGTCTGCCAGAATAGTATAGAGAGGAGTGCGATTGGAATCAAGAGAAAAGGTAAAGTTAGACtaacagataaaaaagaaaacacaaTTTACTCAGGCCTATTCATTATATCGAACACAGAAATGGCGATGGACAGGACACATGGTAAGGGAGAACAAGGGAAGTGGACGAAAATTGTAACAGAGTTGTACCCAAGAGatgttaaaagaaacaaaggaCGACGAACTAAAAGATGGGAGgatgacattaaaaaagaGGCTGGTCCAGAATGGATCCGAGTAGCAAAAGACACAAAGATATGGAAATCTTTAGAGGAGCCCTTTGTCGAAAAACAAGCTGTTTTTAAGCCGAACGCCGATACGCGCATTTAA